A region of Deinococcus rubellus DNA encodes the following proteins:
- a CDS encoding MATE family efflux transporter, whose amino-acid sequence MLSPSPSAAESGLNTPPTPRRELVKIALPVSLEFVAQLALGLVDQIIVALLGTLAVAGVGYSNSVTMILFFTLNAIGAGTSILVARAHGAGDRAGASRLFGAALTLGTLVSGLLALPLVFGGTNFLRLVGATPEVAGSGGPFLSVVAVSLPFVTAAAIFGGALRSTGHARTPMTVTIVAVILNTVLGYALVTGFGPFPKLGVIGVGISTTISYALRAGLLAWQTYGRGILDASVPRSVLAWKKALAPLIPLSLPMAATELAWSGGTFLYALLAGRISTEALAGMQLSNTLEGVFIVASLGLGSAATVLIGQSLGRGSAAGAAAWARSVQRWGLLVALVCSVLFALTAPLLGLLFPHVDAGVIQLATLSILVNAAFQVVKVQNLILGIGVLPGSNDPRGVLLGDSVSAFVVGLPLAYLLAFGLGLGFWGLLIARCTEESAKLVIFMWRARRIRWEQHVYTGEGEATITAGH is encoded by the coding sequence TTGCTTTCGCCTTCCCCGTCCGCTGCCGAATCCGGCCTGAACACGCCGCCCACCCCCCGGCGCGAACTCGTCAAGATCGCCCTGCCGGTCAGCCTGGAGTTCGTGGCGCAACTGGCGCTGGGCCTGGTTGACCAGATTATCGTGGCGCTGCTCGGCACGCTGGCGGTGGCCGGGGTGGGCTATTCCAACAGCGTCACCATGATCTTGTTTTTTACGCTCAACGCCATCGGCGCGGGCACCAGCATTCTGGTGGCGCGGGCGCACGGAGCCGGGGACCGCGCCGGGGCGTCTCGGCTGTTCGGCGCGGCGCTGACCCTCGGCACGCTGGTGTCGGGGCTGCTGGCCCTGCCACTGGTGTTCGGCGGCACGAACTTTCTGCGCTTGGTCGGGGCCACCCCGGAAGTCGCAGGGTCGGGCGGGCCTTTTCTGAGCGTGGTGGCGGTGTCGCTGCCGTTCGTGACTGCGGCGGCCATTTTCGGCGGGGCGCTGCGCTCCACCGGACACGCTCGCACGCCGATGACCGTCACCATCGTGGCGGTGATTCTCAACACGGTGCTGGGTTACGCGCTGGTCACCGGCTTCGGGCCGTTTCCCAAGCTGGGCGTCATCGGCGTGGGCATCTCGACCACCATTTCGTATGCGCTGCGGGCCGGGCTGCTGGCCTGGCAGACCTACGGGCGCGGCATTCTGGACGCCAGCGTGCCGCGCAGCGTGCTGGCCTGGAAAAAAGCCCTCGCGCCGCTGATTCCGCTGAGCCTGCCGATGGCCGCCACCGAACTGGCCTGGAGCGGCGGCACCTTTTTGTACGCGCTGCTGGCCGGACGGATCAGCACCGAGGCGCTGGCGGGCATGCAGCTGAGCAACACCCTGGAGGGCGTGTTTATCGTGGCCTCGCTGGGGCTGGGGTCGGCGGCCACGGTGCTGATCGGGCAGTCGCTGGGGCGCGGCAGTGCGGCAGGCGCGGCGGCCTGGGCACGCAGCGTGCAGCGCTGGGGACTGCTGGTCGCGTTGGTGTGCAGCGTGCTGTTTGCGCTCACCGCGCCGCTGCTGGGGCTGCTGTTTCCGCACGTGGACGCGGGCGTGATCCAGCTGGCCACCCTTTCGATTCTGGTCAACGCGGCTTTTCAGGTGGTCAAGGTGCAGAACCTGATTCTGGGCATCGGGGTGCTGCCGGGCAGCAACGATCCGCGCGGGGTGCTGCTGGGCGACTCGGTGTCGGCCTTCGTGGTGGGGCTGCCGCTGGCCTACTTGCTGGCCTTTGGGCTGGGCCTGGGCTTCTGGGGCCTGCTGATTGCCCGCTGCACCGAGGAGAGCGCCAAGCTGGTCATTTTTATGTGGCGGGCCAGGCGCATTCGCTGGGAGCAGCACGTCTACACGGGCGAGGGCGAAGCGACCATCACAGCGGGGCACTGA
- a CDS encoding helix-turn-helix domain-containing protein: MTLHHTPNAAEQALAQAAQQLLSQAPLKLSRDVTLTPELTQLLSEILGQLGKGQSITVLSQDQELSTQAAADVLGVSRPYLIEQLLEGRKLPYRKVGKHRRIRLSDVLTYQQQDLAERQALAREITELAQEMGLDY; encoded by the coding sequence ATGACCCTGCATCACACGCCCAACGCCGCTGAACAGGCATTGGCACAGGCCGCACAGCAACTGCTCAGCCAAGCCCCCTTGAAGCTCAGCCGCGACGTGACCCTGACACCAGAACTCACCCAACTGCTCAGCGAAATTTTGGGGCAACTTGGCAAGGGCCAGAGCATTACCGTACTGAGTCAAGATCAGGAACTCAGCACCCAAGCCGCTGCCGATGTGTTGGGCGTCAGCCGTCCTTACCTGATTGAGCAGCTTTTGGAGGGGCGCAAACTCCCTTACCGCAAAGTTGGCAAGCACCGCCGCATCCGCCTGAGTGATGTGCTGACGTACCAGCAGCAGGACTTGGCCGAGCGGCAGGCGTTGGCGCGGGAAATTACCGAACTGGCGCAGGAAATGGGATTGGACTATTGA